In Dyadobacter sp. CECT 9275, the following proteins share a genomic window:
- a CDS encoding YfiT family bacillithiol transferase, translating to MELEQLKYPIGRFEPQSSYSAAEVKSNIQIISALPSKFINLLGSWDSDKLNMAYRPGGWTVRQLVHHVADSHINAYTRFRLALTEDNPTIKPYEEGLWAELPDAQTAPVELSLQLIRYVHLRWVLLMNSLDENDLARTYFHPGSQKTVRLDEVVAHYAWHSEHHYQHAFQLAARNNWS from the coding sequence ATGGAGCTGGAACAATTAAAATACCCGATCGGACGGTTCGAGCCACAGAGCAGTTACTCAGCCGCTGAGGTTAAAAGTAATATTCAGATCATCAGCGCCTTACCTTCGAAGTTTATTAATCTGCTGGGTAGCTGGGATTCAGACAAACTGAATATGGCTTACCGCCCTGGCGGCTGGACCGTCAGACAACTGGTACATCATGTTGCGGACAGCCATATCAATGCATATACCCGGTTTCGCCTGGCGCTGACGGAGGACAATCCCACCATAAAGCCCTATGAAGAAGGCCTCTGGGCTGAACTTCCGGATGCTCAAACAGCACCCGTGGAACTGTCTTTACAGCTCATCAGGTACGTGCATTTGCGGTGGGTGCTGCTTATGAATTCTTTGGATGAAAACGATCTGGCCAGAACCTATTTTCATCCTGGAAGCCAAAAGACAGTAAGATTGGATGAGGTAGTGGCCCATTATGCCTGGCACAGCGAGCATCATTATCAGCATGCATTTCAGCTGGCAGCCAGGAACAATTGGTCGTAA
- a CDS encoding inositol monophosphatase family protein, with product MNLELLTQQTVELVRQASAFIQQEAALFSRDKIEYKDLNNLVSYVDKETEKLLVAGLSKILPEASFITEEGTTGKEPDPTALNWIIDPLDGTTNFIHGIPAYCVSVGLARGKELLIGVIHQPSLDEMFSGWKGGGAWCNGNRLSVSGVTSLQEGLIATGFPYYKFEKQKRYMYILELLMQKTHGIRRMGAAAVDLAYVAAGRFDGFYEYNLNSWDMAAGVLLIKEAGGIVTDFNGGDNYLFGGDIIAASGAHAELMTTIRDNF from the coding sequence ATGAATCTGGAATTACTAACCCAACAAACCGTAGAATTAGTGAGGCAGGCGTCCGCATTTATTCAACAAGAGGCAGCATTGTTTTCACGTGATAAAATAGAATACAAGGACCTGAACAACCTGGTTTCGTATGTAGATAAAGAAACAGAAAAACTGCTGGTGGCTGGTCTCAGTAAAATACTGCCGGAAGCGAGTTTTATTACAGAAGAAGGTACTACCGGGAAGGAGCCCGACCCCACTGCACTCAACTGGATTATTGATCCATTGGATGGTACCACCAACTTCATCCATGGCATTCCTGCCTATTGTGTAAGCGTTGGATTGGCCCGGGGGAAAGAATTACTGATCGGCGTAATTCACCAGCCCAGTCTGGACGAAATGTTTTCGGGCTGGAAAGGCGGAGGAGCCTGGTGTAACGGCAACAGACTAAGCGTATCAGGTGTAACTTCCCTGCAGGAGGGACTTATCGCAACCGGCTTCCCTTATTACAAGTTTGAAAAGCAGAAAAGGTATATGTATATTCTTGAACTGCTCATGCAAAAAACGCACGGGATCAGGCGTATGGGCGCTGCCGCCGTGGATCTGGCCTATGTGGCGGCTGGAAGGTTCGATGGGTTCTACGAATATAATCTCAATTCCTGGGATATGGCGGCAGGGGTTCTGCTGATCAAAGAAGCCGGGGGAATTGTGACTGATTTTAACGGCGGGGATAATTATCTTTTTGGAGGAGATATCATTGCGGCGTCCGGAGCCCATGCCGAACTGATGACCACGATAAGAGATAATTTCTGA
- a CDS encoding FeoB-associated Cys-rich membrane protein, producing MCLLGMVAQQIIVLLLFMAAVSYAGWRAYKAVSKTKSGGCAKGCGCAAGKAVKI from the coding sequence ATGTGTTTACTGGGCATGGTCGCACAACAAATCATCGTTTTACTGCTGTTTATGGCTGCGGTCAGCTATGCCGGGTGGAGAGCATACAAGGCAGTCAGTAAAACCAAAAGCGGGGGATGCGCCAAGGGGTGCGGATGTGCAGCAGGCAAAGCAGTAAAAATATAA
- the acs gene encoding acetate--CoA ligase codes for MRIKTFEEYQVAYNQSVEDPEGFWAEIAQQFKWRKPWKKVLSWDFREANTKWFEGGEMNITENALDRHLEERGDQVALIWEPNDPEDDAVKITYRMLHDQVCRFANVLKKHGVKKGDRVCIYLPMVPELSVAVLACARIGAIHSVVFGGFSAKSIADRINDAQCTMVITSDGAFRGPKVIPMKETVDNALELCSSVKNVIVMTRTRTPVSMLKGRDMWWEDEVKLVDSVCPAEPMDSEDTLFILYTSGSTGKPKGVVHTCGGYMIFATYTFTNVFQYEPGEIHFCTADIGWITGHSYIVYGPLCSGATSVIFEGVPTYPDASRFWQIVAKHKVNILYTAPTAIRSLMSFGLHFVKDHDLSSLTKLGSVGEPINEEAWHWFKQHIGANQCPLVDTWWQTETGGIMISPLAGITPEKPTYATLPLPGIQPVLVDETGNLIEGNDVSGNLCIKFPWPGIIRTTYGDHERCKQTYFSTYPGMYFTGDGCLRDEDGYYRITGRVDDVLNVSGHRIGTAEVENAINMHLGVVESAVVGYPHEIKGQGIYAYVISDNRPADPEMFRKDISATVSRIIGPIAKPDKIQFVSGLPKTRSGKIMRRILRKISEGEMDSLGDVSTLLDPGVVDDIKRGAL; via the coding sequence GTGTAGAAGATCCCGAAGGTTTTTGGGCAGAGATTGCTCAGCAATTTAAATGGCGCAAACCATGGAAGAAAGTATTGAGCTGGGATTTCAGGGAAGCCAATACAAAGTGGTTTGAAGGTGGTGAAATGAATATCACGGAGAATGCGTTGGACCGGCATCTGGAAGAAAGAGGTGATCAGGTGGCACTGATTTGGGAACCCAATGATCCTGAAGATGACGCGGTGAAAATAACGTATCGGATGCTTCATGACCAGGTCTGCAGATTTGCCAATGTGCTTAAAAAACATGGAGTAAAAAAGGGAGACAGAGTCTGTATATATCTGCCGATGGTTCCTGAACTTTCCGTTGCCGTGCTGGCATGTGCGCGTATCGGAGCCATCCACTCGGTTGTTTTCGGAGGGTTTTCTGCGAAGTCTATTGCAGACAGGATTAATGATGCACAGTGTACGATGGTGATCACTTCGGATGGGGCGTTCCGCGGACCTAAGGTGATACCTATGAAAGAAACCGTGGATAATGCGCTTGAGCTTTGTTCCAGTGTAAAGAATGTGATCGTGATGACCCGGACCAGAACCCCAGTTTCTATGCTGAAAGGACGGGATATGTGGTGGGAAGATGAGGTGAAACTTGTTGATTCTGTGTGTCCTGCTGAGCCAATGGATTCGGAAGATACCTTGTTCATCCTTTATACTTCCGGATCAACCGGCAAGCCTAAAGGGGTGGTGCATACTTGTGGCGGTTATATGATTTTTGCGACCTATACCTTCACCAACGTTTTCCAGTACGAACCCGGAGAAATTCATTTCTGTACGGCTGACATTGGCTGGATCACGGGGCACAGTTACATTGTGTACGGGCCGTTGTGTTCCGGAGCAACTTCGGTTATTTTTGAAGGAGTACCTACGTATCCCGATGCCAGCCGTTTCTGGCAGATCGTGGCCAAGCACAAGGTGAATATTCTTTATACGGCTCCGACGGCAATCCGCTCCCTGATGAGTTTCGGGTTACATTTTGTAAAAGATCATGATCTGTCGTCTCTTACAAAACTGGGTTCTGTAGGTGAGCCTATTAATGAAGAAGCATGGCATTGGTTTAAACAGCATATCGGAGCCAATCAGTGCCCGCTCGTGGATACCTGGTGGCAAACGGAGACGGGAGGTATTATGATTTCGCCTCTGGCGGGGATAACACCTGAAAAGCCTACTTACGCCACACTGCCATTGCCGGGTATTCAACCGGTACTTGTGGATGAAACAGGTAATCTGATCGAAGGCAATGACGTAAGCGGTAATCTTTGTATCAAATTTCCATGGCCTGGAATTATTCGGACTACCTACGGAGACCACGAACGCTGCAAGCAGACTTATTTTTCTACATATCCGGGTATGTATTTTACGGGGGATGGCTGTCTGCGTGATGAGGATGGTTATTACCGGATCACAGGTCGTGTCGATGACGTTTTGAATGTATCGGGGCACAGGATTGGGACGGCAGAAGTGGAGAACGCCATCAATATGCACCTTGGTGTGGTGGAGTCCGCAGTGGTAGGTTATCCGCACGAGATCAAAGGGCAGGGAATTTATGCCTATGTAATTTCCGACAACCGGCCGGCAGATCCGGAAATGTTCAGAAAAGATATCTCAGCTACGGTTTCGCGGATTATCGGACCCATTGCAAAACCTGATAAAATTCAGTTTGTGAGCGGTTTGCCAAAAACACGTTCCGGCAAAATCATGAGACGAATCCTGCGTAAGATATCGGAAGGTGAAATGGATAGCCTGGGAGATGTCTCTACCTTGCTTGATCCGGGAGTGGTGGATGATATCAAAAGAGGAGCATTGTAA